The Leptospira stimsonii genome has a window encoding:
- a CDS encoding sensor histidine kinase, with amino-acid sequence MTDWKDDSRLDPDELLRKVQAEEQKSVSGKLKIFFGMVAGVGKTYAMLNAARALKKEGVDVVVGYIETHGRKETEELLEGLEILPRKTVVHRGIQFEEMDIDAILKRKPEVVLVDEFAHTNIPGSRHIKRYQDVIEILKHSINVFTTLNVQHLESQVEAVEKTTSVKIRETIPDSVLDIADEILLIDLSPDDLRKRLQEGKVYVPEKANFAGDHFFKKENLSFLRETALNYTARHVNSSPDSTRFRERILVAISASPNSYSLLRYAKRLAYERNGELYSIYNQTRENLSKENLSQLEKNLSFARELGSEILYSADEDPVEAILRIAEQKNITRVVLGKPPMSWWKKWNSPASKLARITANFELCLVPYDHTLFSGEESLLNRFLRTSSGGKQYVASVAFILLATSLSLFLEPLTGYWSISFLYLFFVSGIGSFFSKGPTILAGLLSGIFWDFLFIPPKYTFFIEKLEDVLMFGSFLFISIIIGNVTSRLRQKEKALVNRELRLATLYELSKELGHAREIRQISEIGAEYLKKVFQTDVTILLENQGTIDSSSSRAGNFFPDSKETAVANWVYKNKTPAGKYSDTLAMSLGTYFPMVAPGKVIGVLGIILNERLNLDQENLLLTMGNQIALALERELLSEETRTRYLANQSERLYTIIFNSLSHELKTPLSTIRGAVTALLEPEIDNSPDARKELLNEINESSMILNLLLGNLLDMSRFESGFLKLRQDWHDPSDLIHVVVRRLRQTVKNSRCVIHIPENPIPVWMDFTLMEQALFNIVFNAVQISPENSPISIELICGKERIQYVVEDSGPGIAQEDLEKIFEKFYRSKNRNHVGSGLGLSISKSIVETHQGTLIAENKKEGGARFCIDIPIKPS; translated from the coding sequence ATGACCGATTGGAAAGATGATTCTCGATTGGACCCGGACGAACTTCTTCGAAAGGTGCAGGCCGAGGAACAGAAGTCGGTTTCCGGAAAGTTGAAAATCTTTTTCGGAATGGTCGCGGGCGTTGGAAAAACCTACGCGATGTTAAACGCCGCTCGCGCCCTTAAAAAGGAAGGGGTCGACGTGGTCGTAGGTTATATCGAGACCCACGGAAGAAAAGAAACGGAAGAACTTCTGGAGGGACTTGAAATTCTTCCTCGTAAAACCGTCGTTCATAGAGGCATTCAATTCGAAGAAATGGACATAGACGCCATTCTCAAAAGAAAGCCCGAAGTCGTTTTAGTCGACGAGTTCGCTCATACGAACATTCCCGGGAGCAGACATATCAAAAGATATCAAGACGTGATCGAAATCCTAAAACACAGCATCAATGTTTTCACAACGCTCAATGTTCAACATTTGGAGAGCCAGGTGGAAGCCGTTGAAAAAACGACTTCGGTAAAAATCCGGGAAACGATCCCGGATTCCGTTCTGGATATCGCCGATGAAATTCTTTTGATCGATTTATCTCCGGACGATCTCCGCAAACGTTTGCAGGAAGGAAAAGTTTACGTTCCCGAAAAAGCGAATTTCGCCGGAGACCATTTCTTTAAAAAAGAAAATCTATCCTTCTTAAGAGAGACAGCGCTTAACTACACGGCAAGACACGTAAACTCCTCACCCGATTCCACAAGATTCAGGGAGAGAATACTCGTTGCAATAAGTGCAAGTCCGAATTCTTACTCTTTATTACGTTATGCGAAACGTCTCGCCTATGAAAGAAACGGAGAATTGTATTCCATCTACAATCAAACGAGAGAGAATCTTTCCAAAGAAAATCTGAGTCAGCTGGAAAAAAATCTGAGTTTTGCAAGAGAACTCGGCTCCGAAATTTTATACTCCGCGGACGAAGATCCGGTAGAAGCGATTCTTAGGATCGCGGAGCAAAAAAATATTACGAGAGTTGTTCTTGGCAAACCACCTATGTCCTGGTGGAAAAAGTGGAATTCACCCGCATCCAAACTCGCAAGAATCACCGCTAACTTCGAGTTGTGTTTGGTTCCTTACGATCATACTTTGTTTTCCGGTGAAGAATCGCTTCTCAATCGTTTTTTAAGGACCTCGTCCGGCGGAAAACAATACGTCGCTTCCGTCGCATTCATTCTTTTAGCTACGAGCCTCAGTCTTTTTTTAGAACCGTTGACCGGTTATTGGAGTATTTCCTTTTTATATCTTTTTTTCGTTTCCGGAATCGGATCTTTTTTTTCGAAAGGACCAACGATACTCGCAGGACTTCTTTCGGGAATATTCTGGGACTTCTTATTCATCCCTCCGAAATACACTTTCTTTATCGAAAAGTTGGAAGACGTTCTGATGTTCGGATCGTTCCTATTTATTTCCATCATCATCGGAAACGTGACTTCGAGATTGCGACAAAAAGAGAAAGCGCTCGTCAATCGTGAATTACGATTGGCAACGTTATACGAGCTTTCAAAAGAATTGGGACACGCTAGAGAAATTCGTCAGATTTCGGAAATCGGCGCGGAATACCTAAAAAAAGTATTTCAAACCGACGTAACTATTCTTTTGGAAAATCAGGGAACAATCGATTCGAGCTCTTCAAGAGCCGGAAATTTTTTTCCGGATTCGAAAGAAACCGCGGTTGCAAATTGGGTTTATAAAAACAAAACCCCTGCGGGAAAATATTCGGACACACTTGCCATGTCTCTTGGAACGTATTTCCCAATGGTCGCGCCGGGAAAGGTCATCGGGGTTTTGGGAATCATCTTAAATGAAAGGCTCAATCTCGATCAGGAAAATCTTTTACTTACGATGGGAAATCAGATCGCTCTCGCTCTTGAAAGGGAATTGTTATCCGAAGAGACAAGAACCAGGTATCTCGCAAATCAATCCGAAAGACTTTATACGATTATATTTAATTCTCTCTCTCACGAATTAAAAACTCCGCTTTCCACGATTCGAGGAGCGGTCACCGCGCTTCTTGAGCCGGAAATCGACAATTCTCCGGATGCTCGCAAAGAATTGTTAAACGAAATCAACGAAAGTAGTATGATTCTTAATTTGTTATTGGGAAATCTTTTGGATATGAGTCGGTTCGAATCGGGCTTTCTAAAACTCAGACAAGACTGGCACGATCCGTCCGATTTAATTCATGTAGTCGTAAGGAGACTACGTCAAACCGTAAAAAATAGCCGTTGTGTGATTCATATTCCTGAAAATCCGATTCCGGTTTGGATGGATTTCACTCTTATGGAGCAGGCACTTTTTAATATCGTATTCAACGCGGTTCAGATTTCACCGGAAAATTCTCCCATTTCGATCGAATTGATTTGCGGAAAGGAAAGAATTCAGTACGTCGTGGAAGACAGTGGACCCGGAATCGCACAAGAAGATCTTGAAAAAATATTCGAAAAGTTTTATAGAAGTAAGAATCGCAATCACGTCGGTAGTGGACTCGGCCTTTCCATCAGTAAGTCGATCGTTGAAACGCATCAAGGAACGTTGATCGCCGAAAATAAAAAGGAAGGCGGCGCGAGATTCTGTATCGACATTCCGATAAAACCGAGCTGA
- a CDS encoding response regulator: protein MNSKILVADDDDRIRKMIRISLTASHYDVIESSTVQETIQKAAGESPDVILLDLQFPDGNGIEALREIRTWSETPVIVLSVLSSDPEKITLLDTGADDYITKPFSMGELLARIRVALRNKTQDPGSPIFISGNLYVDLAGRTVQVSGKTVHLTPIEFSFLSLLIQHAGKVLTQEQIIRHVWGPLSKNESGPLRVHVASLRKKIETDPSNPELLLTEPGVGYRLVVNF, encoded by the coding sequence ATGAATTCAAAAATACTCGTAGCGGACGACGACGATCGAATTCGAAAAATGATCCGGATCAGTTTGACTGCCTCGCATTACGACGTAATCGAATCGAGCACCGTTCAAGAAACGATTCAGAAGGCCGCCGGCGAATCCCCGGATGTGATTCTTTTGGATCTCCAATTTCCTGACGGAAACGGAATAGAGGCTTTGAGAGAAATCAGAACCTGGAGCGAAACACCGGTTATCGTCTTATCCGTGTTATCTTCCGATCCTGAAAAAATCACACTTTTAGATACGGGTGCGGACGACTATATTACAAAACCGTTTAGTATGGGAGAACTTCTCGCGAGGATACGTGTTGCACTTCGTAATAAGACCCAGGATCCGGGTTCTCCCATTTTTATCTCCGGAAATTTATACGTCGATTTGGCCGGCAGAACGGTGCAAGTTTCCGGAAAAACGGTGCATCTTACTCCGATAGAATTCTCCTTCCTTTCTCTTCTGATCCAACACGCCGGAAAAGTATTGACGCAGGAACAAATCATTCGTCATGTCTGGGGACCTCTCTCAAAAAACGAATCGGGCCCGTTACGCGTTCATGTGGCGAGTCTCAGAAAAAAAATCGAAACGGATCCGTCCAATCCGGAGTTGCTTTTGACGGAACCGGGAGTCGGATACAGACTCGTTGTCAACTTCTGA
- a CDS encoding SDR family NAD(P)-dependent oxidoreductase: protein MSKLKEKTILITGANGGFGRELTKQLLEKGANLILTDLKAPSTDPDFYLHRKWLESYKNGSQPKNIGKILGSFSGDLQTQEGCKDVYQNTLKLSPKGVDVLINNAGLAFKGGLLDVPDKNWNLILDVNLYAPIHLSRLFVPAMLERKQGQIVNLSSVAGHVAAGELIYYSISKFGIRAMGEAMDADLRKKGVAVTNVYPFFADTGILKSQQFGKQQDIPMGIVDSPISVVKAIVKGMEKRKLHVFPGIKSKTISFFSRMTPNIVHKVTSLSDRL, encoded by the coding sequence ATGAGCAAATTGAAAGAGAAGACGATCTTAATCACCGGTGCCAACGGTGGTTTCGGAAGAGAATTGACAAAACAACTTTTGGAAAAAGGAGCAAACTTGATTCTTACCGATCTCAAGGCTCCCAGTACGGACCCCGATTTTTATCTCCACAGAAAGTGGCTAGAAAGTTATAAAAACGGTTCTCAACCGAAAAACATAGGGAAGATTCTCGGTAGTTTTTCCGGAGATTTGCAAACGCAGGAAGGTTGTAAGGACGTATATCAGAATACTCTAAAACTTTCTCCGAAAGGGGTTGATGTGTTGATCAACAACGCGGGCCTCGCTTTCAAAGGAGGACTTTTGGACGTTCCCGATAAGAATTGGAATCTTATCTTGGATGTAAATCTCTACGCCCCGATTCATCTGAGTCGTTTGTTTGTTCCCGCGATGCTGGAAAGAAAACAAGGTCAGATCGTAAATCTATCTTCCGTTGCGGGTCACGTCGCCGCGGGAGAACTGATCTACTATTCCATTTCTAAGTTTGGAATCCGAGCGATGGGAGAAGCGATGGACGCCGATCTTCGTAAAAAAGGAGTCGCGGTGACGAACGTATATCCGTTTTTTGCGGACACAGGAATTCTCAAGTCGCAACAATTCGGAAAACAACAGGATATTCCGATGGGGATCGTAGACAGTCCCATCTCCGTCGTAAAGGCGATCGTCAAAGGAATGGAAAAAAGAAAACTGCACGTCTTTCCCGGAATAAAATCCAAGACGATCAGTTTTTTCAGCCGTATGACGCCGAACATCGTCCATAAGGTCACGAGTCTCAGCGACCGACTTTAA
- a CDS encoding alpha/beta fold hydrolase, whose translation MKYTYLENQKVKLFLTYSETESKDVILFVHGYPDSHRTWDLQIEELETSYRLGAIDLRGFGRSSKPLEQSEYNYAMILPDLLEAIRFLSKDKKVHLVGHDWGAALGWLLISDPEYSSYVRSFTAISGPHPWLAGKRMIDDIFSLKLENWKKVFDQGLRSWYIWFFQIPILPEFFWQNFGEPLYKLVMDFGGVPKKDHLRQMSRNDIYSATMAPIQLFRELLFGKTVISAPSNIRVPVQLIVPEKDFIVLPEVYENSKDYVETLEIHKLNSNHWVHREQPQVVTDLIRKFVTSHSI comes from the coding sequence TTGAAATACACATATCTCGAAAATCAAAAAGTAAAATTATTTCTCACCTACTCCGAAACGGAGTCGAAGGACGTGATTCTTTTTGTTCACGGTTATCCGGATTCTCACCGAACCTGGGATCTACAGATCGAAGAACTGGAAACATCTTATAGACTGGGCGCCATCGATCTGAGAGGTTTTGGAAGATCCTCAAAACCTTTGGAACAGTCCGAATACAACTACGCGATGATCCTTCCTGATCTTCTGGAGGCGATTCGGTTTTTATCTAAAGATAAAAAAGTACATCTTGTGGGACACGATTGGGGAGCCGCTCTCGGTTGGTTACTCATTAGCGATCCTGAATATTCAAGCTATGTAAGGTCTTTTACCGCAATTTCCGGTCCGCACCCTTGGCTCGCCGGTAAAAGGATGATCGATGATATCTTTAGTTTAAAACTGGAGAATTGGAAAAAGGTTTTCGATCAGGGTTTACGTTCTTGGTATATCTGGTTTTTTCAAATTCCCATTCTCCCCGAATTTTTCTGGCAGAATTTCGGAGAACCCCTTTACAAACTCGTTATGGACTTCGGAGGAGTTCCAAAAAAGGATCACCTAAGACAGATGAGTCGAAATGATATCTACAGCGCCACGATGGCTCCGATCCAGCTTTTTAGAGAATTACTGTTCGGCAAAACAGTCATTTCCGCTCCTTCCAATATACGGGTTCCAGTACAATTGATCGTTCCGGAAAAGGACTTTATCGTCCTCCCAGAGGTTTATGAAAATTCGAAGGATTACGTTGAAACATTAGAAATTCATAAATTGAATTCGAATCACTGGGTGCACAGAGAACAACCTCAGGTCGTGACCGACCTCATTCGAAAATTCGTTACGTCGCATTCTATTTAG
- a CDS encoding class I SAM-dependent methyltransferase: protein MSENGSEETKSLNDSGNPKVMFRNRLSRMSKHWRKWARKRGLQCFRIYDRDIPQVPVSVDLYGPYCQISAYKNSYEISEEERERENSEIGSIVSEVLNIDPKQIFWKKREPKKGTQQYEKQSEQSELLEVEENGLRFYVNLSDYLDTGLFFDHRITRELVRKESKDKKFLNLFSYTGSFTVYAASGGAYKSLSIDLSNTYLAWAEENLRANGFSTTKHKMLRADVMEWLRTERSEKDREKYDLIVVDPPTFSNSKKMIDIFDVQRDHVEILNILYRDFALPGAILYFSTNFRKFQLAEKSILWDQIEDISKKTLPEDFRNERIHFCWRMQKPS, encoded by the coding sequence ATGTCAGAGAATGGATCCGAGGAAACAAAGTCGCTTAATGATTCCGGAAATCCGAAGGTGATGTTTCGAAACCGCCTTTCTAGAATGTCCAAACACTGGAGAAAATGGGCTCGAAAACGAGGACTTCAATGTTTTCGAATCTACGACAGAGACATCCCTCAAGTCCCCGTTAGCGTCGATCTCTACGGACCTTACTGTCAAATCTCCGCTTATAAAAATAGCTATGAAATATCGGAAGAAGAAAGGGAACGAGAAAATAGCGAGATCGGTTCAATCGTATCCGAGGTTCTAAACATCGATCCTAAACAAATCTTTTGGAAGAAACGAGAACCGAAAAAAGGAACACAACAATACGAGAAACAATCCGAACAATCCGAGCTGTTGGAAGTAGAAGAGAACGGACTACGTTTTTACGTAAACCTCTCCGATTATCTGGATACCGGTTTGTTTTTTGATCATAGAATTACGAGAGAACTTGTAAGAAAAGAATCCAAAGATAAGAAATTTCTAAACTTGTTTTCTTACACCGGATCCTTTACCGTATATGCCGCTTCCGGAGGAGCGTACAAAAGTCTTAGCATCGATCTTTCGAACACCTATCTCGCTTGGGCGGAAGAGAATCTGCGGGCGAACGGATTTTCGACGACGAAACATAAAATGTTGCGTGCCGACGTGATGGAATGGTTGAGGACCGAGAGATCGGAAAAGGATCGCGAAAAATACGACTTGATCGTCGTCGATCCGCCGACTTTTTCCAATAGTAAGAAGATGATCGATATTTTCGACGTGCAAAGAGATCATGTCGAGATTTTGAATATTCTTTATCGCGATTTTGCGCTTCCAGGCGCGATTCTATACTTCTCCACCAACTTTCGAAAGTTTCAGCTAGCCGAAAAGTCGATTCTCTGGGATCAAATCGAAGACATATCGAAGAAGACGCTTCCCGAAGATTTTCGAAACGAAAGGATTCATTTTTGTTGGAGAATGCAAAAGCCGAGTTGA
- the kdpB gene encoding potassium-transporting ATPase subunit KdpB, whose translation MSRKSKVFFESGVLKEASINTFKKLSFRAQAKNPVMFIVFLGALFTTWIFIKDMTGGSYSAFNLQIGLWLWFTVLFANFAEAIAEGRGKARTDSLKKTRTNIIAKKILDGKVQPVPGTSLKVGDRVLCEPGDLIPGDGEIVEGIASVDESAITGESAPVVRESGGDRSAVTGGTRVLSDKITITITAEQGNTFLDKMIALVEGAKRQKTPNEIALTMLLSGLSFVFLIAVISLPFLAEFVAREGGHKADLSIPVLISLLVCLIPTTIAGLLSAIGISGMERLIRFNVISKSGKAIEAAGDIDILLLDKTGTITLGNREARAFFPATGVQEKYLADVAQLSSLADETPEGRSIVVLAKEKFGIRERHLAEMEGEFIPFSASTKMSGVDLKKEGKVVRRIRKGAGDAIKNYLYNFSQKIPSDMEDTIQRISQKGSTPILVAEDNRLLGVIELKDIVKGGLKERFASLRKMGIRTVMITGDNQLTAAAIAAEAGVDDFLAEATPETKLKRIREQQAKGYLVAMIGDGTNDAPALAQSDVGVAMNTGTQTAREAGNMIDLDSNPSKLIEIVEIGKQLLMTRGALTTFSIANDVAKYFAILPALFGTFYATSDALGGPLSVLNLMQLSSQKSAVLSAVIFNALVIPALIPLALKGVAYRPLGANTILKRNLLIYGLGGIVTPFIGIKLIDWILVFLGLN comes from the coding sequence ATGAGTCGTAAATCCAAAGTTTTTTTCGAATCCGGAGTTCTAAAAGAAGCTTCGATCAATACTTTTAAGAAATTGAGTTTTCGAGCCCAAGCAAAGAACCCGGTGATGTTCATCGTTTTTTTGGGCGCTTTATTCACCACTTGGATCTTTATCAAAGACATGACCGGCGGTTCTTATTCCGCTTTCAATCTTCAGATCGGTCTTTGGCTATGGTTCACCGTTCTATTCGCTAATTTCGCCGAAGCGATCGCTGAAGGACGAGGCAAAGCAAGAACGGATAGTCTCAAGAAAACGAGAACGAACATCATTGCAAAAAAAATCTTGGACGGAAAAGTTCAACCGGTTCCAGGAACCTCTTTAAAAGTCGGCGATCGCGTGTTATGCGAACCAGGAGACTTGATTCCCGGAGACGGAGAGATCGTAGAAGGAATCGCGAGCGTCGACGAATCCGCGATCACGGGAGAATCCGCACCGGTCGTCAGGGAAAGCGGCGGAGATAGAAGCGCCGTGACTGGCGGCACTCGAGTGTTAAGCGACAAGATAACGATCACAATCACTGCAGAACAAGGAAACACGTTTCTGGATAAGATGATCGCACTTGTGGAAGGAGCGAAGAGACAAAAGACACCGAACGAAATCGCGCTTACGATGCTTCTTTCGGGTTTATCTTTTGTCTTCCTGATCGCGGTCATCAGCCTTCCTTTTCTCGCCGAGTTCGTCGCAAGGGAAGGCGGTCACAAAGCGGATCTTTCGATTCCCGTTTTGATTTCGCTCCTTGTCTGTTTGATTCCTACCACAATTGCAGGTCTTCTGTCTGCGATCGGCATCTCAGGAATGGAGCGGCTCATTCGTTTTAACGTAATCTCCAAAAGTGGGAAAGCCATCGAAGCGGCGGGAGATATCGACATTCTACTTTTAGATAAGACAGGGACAATCACGTTAGGCAACAGAGAGGCGCGCGCATTCTTCCCCGCTACCGGAGTTCAGGAAAAATATCTCGCAGACGTCGCTCAACTTTCTTCTCTGGCCGATGAAACTCCCGAAGGAAGATCCATTGTCGTATTAGCAAAAGAGAAATTCGGCATCAGGGAAAGACATCTCGCTGAAATGGAAGGCGAGTTTATTCCATTTAGTGCATCTACAAAGATGAGCGGCGTAGATCTCAAAAAAGAAGGGAAAGTAGTCAGAAGAATTCGCAAAGGCGCCGGAGACGCGATCAAAAACTACTTATATAACTTCAGTCAGAAAATTCCTTCCGATATGGAAGACACGATTCAAAGAATTTCCCAAAAAGGAAGTACTCCGATTTTAGTCGCGGAAGACAATCGACTCTTAGGAGTGATCGAACTAAAAGATATCGTCAAGGGCGGCTTAAAGGAAAGATTCGCGAGTCTTCGTAAGATGGGAATCCGCACGGTTATGATCACCGGCGACAACCAACTTACCGCCGCCGCAATCGCGGCCGAAGCGGGCGTCGACGACTTTCTCGCGGAAGCCACGCCGGAAACCAAACTGAAAAGAATCAGAGAACAACAAGCAAAGGGTTATCTCGTCGCCATGATCGGAGATGGAACTAACGACGCACCCGCACTCGCACAATCGGACGTCGGTGTTGCGATGAACACCGGAACCCAAACCGCAAGAGAAGCGGGAAACATGATCGATCTCGACAGCAACCCGAGTAAACTGATTGAAATTGTGGAAATCGGAAAACAACTTCTAATGACCAGAGGCGCCCTCACGACGTTCAGCATCGCCAACGACGTGGCGAAGTATTTCGCCATCCTTCCCGCTTTGTTCGGTACTTTTTACGCGACTTCGGACGCGTTAGGCGGTCCTTTGTCCGTTCTAAATTTAATGCAACTGAGTTCTCAAAAAAGTGCCGTTTTAAGCGCAGTGATATTCAACGCGCTCGTGATCCCGGCCTTGATTCCTCTCGCTCTGAAAGGGGTCGCCTATCGACCATTAGGCGCAAATACGATTCTCAAGCGGAATCTTTTGATCTACGGCCTCGGAGGAATTGTAACTCCGTTTATCGGAATCAAGTTGATAGACTGGATTCTGGTTTTTTTAGGACTCAACTGA
- a CDS encoding DUF4256 domain-containing protein, with translation MAKNTKGKNRSQKELTPEQKEILLKTLKNRFEKNQNRHKGIEWDKVEAKLKGNADKLWSLDQMEESGGEPDVVGYDKKAGEYVFFDCAPESPKGRRSVCYDREGLESRKEHRPEDSAIDMAVFMGIELLSEEEYRELQKLGEFDAKTSSWVKTPPSIRNLGGALFADFRYGSVFIYHNGAQSYYAVRGFRGSLRV, from the coding sequence ATGGCCAAAAACACAAAAGGTAAGAATCGTAGCCAAAAAGAACTTACGCCGGAACAAAAGGAGATTCTTCTCAAAACATTAAAGAACCGATTCGAGAAGAATCAGAACCGTCACAAAGGTATCGAGTGGGACAAGGTAGAGGCAAAGTTAAAAGGCAACGCGGACAAACTGTGGTCCCTTGATCAAATGGAAGAATCCGGCGGAGAACCGGACGTCGTGGGTTACGATAAAAAAGCCGGTGAATATGTTTTCTTTGATTGCGCCCCGGAAAGTCCGAAAGGACGCAGAAGCGTTTGTTACGATCGAGAAGGACTCGAATCCAGGAAGGAACATAGACCGGAAGATAGCGCGATTGACATGGCAGTTTTTATGGGAATCGAATTGCTAAGCGAAGAAGAATATCGAGAACTACAAAAGCTCGGAGAATTCGACGCAAAAACTTCGAGCTGGGTCAAAACTCCTCCGAGTATCCGTAATTTAGGCGGCGCTCTCTTTGCGGACTTTCGATACGGTAGTGTTTTTATTTATCACAACGGCGCTCAATCCTATTATGCGGTGAGAGGTTTCCGAGGTTCGTTACGGGTCTAA
- a CDS encoding alpha/beta fold hydrolase produces the protein MMTLSSEKQKTFRKTKVISSFQTTFVRNGNLSLFLKYNTTGAQRPDRETILFVHGFPDEHSTWNAQLELLSKEFNVGAFDLRGAGNSSKPEKQKDYNAQVVFQDFEAVIRFMGNGNPVHLVAHDWGALLSWAFIGDLEYSKMIDSYTAMGGPHPILARNQMFRYFFNTNPRKIWIALKQLAKSWYIVFFQIPWLPGFLISTFTMFVWKFLMYEAEIPKGDPMRSFTKEEILKSAIYPINLYRELIRGKKIPTPERIHVPVRLLIPIRDMAISPECYDSHAVICDSLETTRVDSNHWIQKEKPDLVSETIRNFVLRNSSLKRGGRRDS, from the coding sequence ATGATGACCTTATCATCCGAAAAACAAAAGACATTCCGAAAAACGAAAGTGATTTCTTCGTTTCAAACTACCTTCGTTCGAAACGGAAATTTGAGTCTTTTTCTAAAATACAATACGACAGGGGCGCAACGTCCTGATCGAGAAACAATTCTTTTTGTCCATGGATTTCCGGACGAACATTCTACCTGGAACGCACAGTTGGAATTATTATCAAAAGAATTCAACGTGGGCGCTTTCGATTTAAGAGGGGCGGGAAATTCGAGTAAACCCGAAAAACAAAAAGATTACAATGCGCAAGTCGTCTTTCAAGATTTTGAAGCCGTAATTCGTTTTATGGGAAACGGAAACCCGGTTCATCTTGTGGCGCACGACTGGGGGGCTCTTTTGTCTTGGGCCTTCATAGGAGATTTAGAATATTCTAAAATGATTGATTCTTACACGGCTATGGGAGGTCCGCATCCGATCCTTGCGAGAAATCAGATGTTTCGTTACTTCTTCAATACGAATCCGAGAAAAATTTGGATCGCTTTGAAACAATTGGCGAAGTCTTGGTATATCGTTTTCTTTCAGATTCCCTGGCTTCCGGGTTTTTTGATCTCAACGTTTACGATGTTCGTCTGGAAATTTCTTATGTACGAGGCGGAGATCCCTAAAGGAGATCCGATGCGCAGTTTTACGAAAGAGGAAATTCTTAAGAGCGCGATCTATCCGATCAACTTATACAGGGAGCTCATCCGTGGAAAAAAAATTCCGACTCCAGAAAGGATCCACGTTCCGGTTCGACTTCTGATTCCGATTCGAGATATGGCAATCAGTCCCGAATGTTATGACTCTCATGCTGTCATCTGTGATTCATTGGAGACAACTCGAGTGGATTCCAATCATTGGATTCAAAAGGAGAAACCGGATCTTGTCAGCGAAACTATTCGCAATTTTGTGCTTCGGAATTCTTCGCTTAAACGAGGCGGTAGAAGGGACTCCTGA
- a CDS encoding C40 family peptidase: MFPSKFVLFFSLCIVTICFAILHGEKKDPDESELQNYFLLQHKISIGSKDSVLLYKEVYRWLGTPYRDYGTDESGIDCSSFTSRILSKVYGSNLRGPSYTMVSRTIPVSKGELKEGDLIFFTISGNRVSHVGIYLKDQKFVHASTRKGVTINSLEEEYYKKYYTSSGRL, encoded by the coding sequence ATGTTTCCGTCCAAATTCGTTCTCTTTTTTTCTCTGTGTATAGTCACGATTTGTTTTGCGATCTTACACGGAGAGAAGAAGGATCCGGACGAATCCGAACTTCAGAATTATTTTCTTCTCCAGCATAAAATTTCCATCGGCTCGAAAGATTCCGTTCTTCTTTATAAGGAAGTTTATCGTTGGCTCGGAACTCCGTACAGAGATTATGGAACCGACGAATCCGGGATCGATTGTTCCAGTTTTACTAGTAGAATTTTATCAAAGGTATACGGGTCGAATCTGAGAGGTCCGAGTTACACGATGGTTTCTCGAACCATTCCCGTCTCAAAAGGAGAGTTGAAGGAAGGCGATCTCATCTTTTTTACAATCTCCGGAAACAGGGTGAGTCATGTTGGGATTTATCTCAAAGACCAAAAATTCGTTCACGCCTCAACAAGAAAGGGAGTTACGATCAATTCCTTAGAAGAAGAATATTATAAGAAGTATTATACTTCTTCCGGAAGGCTCTGA
- the kdpC gene encoding potassium-transporting ATPase subunit KdpC: MLNSITIAIRTLFFLIFITGVFYPIVVTGFSERLFPFQSGGSLIRSNEKELLGSELLAQKFTKDEYFWPRPSAADFATVASGASNHSATNASFKAKVEERKNYLLKKHPDQTSVPPDLLFASGSGLDPHISPASAYFQVQRVATARRLNSDQILELKKLLEQSTEKPSFGFIGEKRINVLRLNLNLNSKFGR, translated from the coding sequence ATGTTAAACTCGATAACAATCGCAATCAGAACCTTATTCTTTCTAATATTCATAACGGGAGTCTTTTACCCGATCGTAGTGACTGGATTTTCAGAGCGACTATTCCCCTTTCAATCCGGAGGAAGTCTGATCCGATCGAACGAAAAAGAACTGCTGGGATCGGAATTATTAGCACAGAAGTTTACAAAAGATGAATATTTTTGGCCGAGGCCTTCTGCCGCGGATTTTGCGACTGTCGCTTCCGGAGCTTCCAATCATAGCGCGACTAACGCGTCTTTCAAGGCAAAAGTGGAGGAAAGAAAAAATTACCTACTCAAAAAACATCCCGATCAAACGAGCGTCCCTCCTGATCTTCTTTTTGCATCGGGTTCCGGCCTGGATCCTCATATCAGCCCCGCCTCCGCGTATTTTCAAGTGCAAAGAGTTGCAACGGCAAGAAGATTGAATTCTGATCAAATCTTGGAATTGAAAAAACTTTTGGAACAATCGACTGAAAAACCATCTTTCGGTTTTATCGGAGAGAAACGTATCAATGTTCTCAGATTGAACTTGAATCTGAATTCCAAATTCGGAAGATAA